A DNA window from Carassius gibelio isolate Cgi1373 ecotype wild population from Czech Republic chromosome A6, carGib1.2-hapl.c, whole genome shotgun sequence contains the following coding sequences:
- the LOC128015737 gene encoding putative methyltransferase-like protein 7A, whose product MTLFMNACAFLVKVLTLPLYIAEVIGLFYFYKRVFPLIVYKMSISYNDKMKDNKRELFRNLDKFYPTKGSLRILEVGCGSGANFEHYPTGARITCTDPNPHFQKYLKKSMTKNDQLVYDSFIVASGENLKAVEDNSVDVVVCTLVLCSVQDSPKVLQEAKRVLRPGGAFFFLEHVVSDPSSWTYFFQHVLQPFWYYFGDGCETTRATWKHLEAAGFSDLQLRHIQAPLFFMIKPHIVGYAVK is encoded by the exons ATGACGCTTTTTATGAACGCTTGCGCTTTTTTAGTCAAAGTCCTCACTCTCCCGCTGTACATTGCAGAGGTGATTGGACTTTTCTATTTCTACAAACGCGTCTTTCCTCTAATCGTCTATAAAATGTCAATCTCctacaatgacaaaatgaaagaCAACAAAAGGGAACTATTTCGAAACCTGGACAAGTTCTACCCCACGAAAGGCTCTCTGCGTATCTTGGAGGTGGGCTGCGGATCCGGGGCGAACTTCGAGCACTACCCGACGGGCGCCAGGATCACATGCACCGACCCCAACCCGCATTTCCAAAAGTACCTGAAGAAAAGTATGACCAAGAACGACCAACTCGTTTATGACAGCTTCATAGTGGCGTCAGGGGAGAATCTAAAGGCGGTGGAGGACAACTCCGTGGATGTTGTGGTGTGCACGCTGGTTCTGTGCTCAGTACAGGATTCACCGAAGGTTCTGCAAGAAGCAAAGAGAGTTCTAAGGCCT GGAGGAGCATTTTTCTTCCTTGAACATGTGGTGTCTGACCCATCAAGCTGGACCTACTTTTTTCAACATGTTCTTCAACCATTCTG GTACTATTTCGGTGATGGCTGTGAGACGACCCGTGCTACTTGGAAGCACCTCGAGGCAGCTGGCTTCTCTGACCTGCAGCTACGTCACATCCAAGCCCCGCTGTTTTTTATGATCAAACCACACATTGTTGGTTATGCAGTCAAATAG
- the LOC128015738 gene encoding putative methyltransferase-like protein 7A isoform X1: MTLFMNACAFLVKVLTIPLNIAEVIGLFSLYKRVFPLIVYKFSICYNDKMKDKKRELFRNLDKFYPTKGSLRILEVGCGSGANFEHYPTGARITCTDPNPHFQKYLKNSMSKNDHLFYDSFIVASGENLKAVEDNSVDVVVCTLVLCSVQDSPKVLQEAKRVLRPGGALFFLEHVVSDPSSWTYFFQHVIQPFWYYLEDGCETTRATWKHLEAAGFSDLQLHHIQAPLIFMIKPHIVGYAVK; encoded by the exons ATGACGCTGTTTATGAACGCTTGCGCTTTTTTAGTCAAAGTCCTCACTATCCCGCTTAACATCGCAGAGGTGATTGGACTTTTCTCTCTCTATAAACGCGTCTTTCCTCTAATCGTCTATAAATTCTCAATCTGctacaatgacaaaatgaaagacaaaaaaagggAACTATTTCGAAACCTGGACAAGTTCTACCCCACGAAAGGCTCTCTGCGTATCTTGGAGGTGGGCTGCGGATCCGGGGCGAACTTCGAGCACTACCCGACGGGCGCCAGGATCACATGCACCGACCCCAACCCGCATTTCCAAAAGTACCTGAAGAATAGTATGAGCAAGAACGACCACCTCTTTTATGACAGCTTCATAGTAGCGTCAGGGGAGAATCTAAAGGCGGTGGAGGACAACTCCGTGGATGTTGTGGTGTGCACGCTGGTTCTGTGCTCAGTCCAGGATTCACCGAAGGTTCTGCAAGAAGCAAAGAGAGTTCTGAGGCCT ggAGGAGCACTTTTCTTCCTTGAACATGTGGTGTCTGACCCCTCAAGCTGGACTTACTTTTTTCAACATGTTATTCAACCCTTCTG GTACTATCTCGAAGATGGCTGTGAGACGACCCGTGCTACTTGGAAGCACCTCGAGGCAGCTGGCTTCTCTGACCTGCAGCTACATCACATCCAAGCCCCGCTGATTTTTATGATCAAGCCACATATTGTTGGTTATGCAgtcaaataa
- the LOC128015738 gene encoding putative methyltransferase-like protein 7A isoform X2: MTLFMNACAFLVKVLTIPLNIAEVIGLFSLYKRVFPLIVYKFSICYNDKMKDKKRELFRNLDKFYPTKGSLRILEVGCGSGANFEHYPTGARITCTDPNPHFQKYLKNSMSKNDHLFYDSFIVASGENLKAVEDNSVDVVVCTLVLCSVQDSPKVLQEAKRVLRPGGALFFLEHVVSDPSSWTYFFQHVIQPFW, translated from the exons ATGACGCTGTTTATGAACGCTTGCGCTTTTTTAGTCAAAGTCCTCACTATCCCGCTTAACATCGCAGAGGTGATTGGACTTTTCTCTCTCTATAAACGCGTCTTTCCTCTAATCGTCTATAAATTCTCAATCTGctacaatgacaaaatgaaagacaaaaaaagggAACTATTTCGAAACCTGGACAAGTTCTACCCCACGAAAGGCTCTCTGCGTATCTTGGAGGTGGGCTGCGGATCCGGGGCGAACTTCGAGCACTACCCGACGGGCGCCAGGATCACATGCACCGACCCCAACCCGCATTTCCAAAAGTACCTGAAGAATAGTATGAGCAAGAACGACCACCTCTTTTATGACAGCTTCATAGTAGCGTCAGGGGAGAATCTAAAGGCGGTGGAGGACAACTCCGTGGATGTTGTGGTGTGCACGCTGGTTCTGTGCTCAGTCCAGGATTCACCGAAGGTTCTGCAAGAAGCAAAGAGAGTTCTGAGGCCT ggAGGAGCACTTTTCTTCCTTGAACATGTGGTGTCTGACCCCTCAAGCTGGACTTACTTTTTTCAACATGTTATTCAACCCTTCTGGtaa